One stretch of Chitinophagales bacterium DNA includes these proteins:
- a CDS encoding ATP-binding protein, whose translation MQRYEYATHPCPCGYYNHPDKECVCPPGVVQKYLNKISGPLMDRIDLHVEVTPVPFKDLSSENKEEKSDVVRERVIKARDIQSKRFEGQEIYSNAQMSTKQLRKVCQISDASKKLLDRAMDKLNLSARAYDRILKVSRTIADLDNEENILPQHVAEAIQYRSLDRENWGS comes from the coding sequence TTGCAAAGGTATGAATATGCAACGCACCCATGCCCATGTGGCTATTATAATCATCCTGATAAAGAGTGTGTTTGCCCACCGGGTGTGGTGCAAAAGTATTTAAACAAAATAAGTGGACCTTTAATGGATAGAATTGACTTGCATGTAGAGGTAACACCTGTTCCGTTTAAAGATTTGAGCTCTGAAAATAAAGAAGAAAAAAGTGATGTGGTTCGGGAACGTGTTATAAAAGCACGAGATATACAAAGTAAGCGTTTTGAAGGGCAAGAAATATATAGTAATGCCCAAATGAGCACTAAGCAACTTAGGAAAGTATGTCAAATTTCAGATGCTTCTAAAAAACTGTTAGACAGAGCAATGGATAAATTAAATTTATCTGCCAGAGCTTATGATAGAATTTTAAAAGTGAGCCGAACTATTGCTGACTTAGATAATGAAGAAAATATACTGCCACAGCACGTAGCTGAGGCTATTCAGTATAGGAGTTTAGATAGGGAGAATTGGGGAAGCTAA